In Lates calcarifer isolate ASB-BC8 linkage group LG15, TLL_Latcal_v3, whole genome shotgun sequence, one genomic interval encodes:
- the LOC127143341 gene encoding cortexin domain-containing 1-like: MDPPMLPVARLDVDVDLGFALFFFFLLCFFLLVTIIRCAQMVLDPYSAISVTTYQEEQTED, translated from the coding sequence ATGGACCCGCCAATGCTCCCCGTGGCCCGGCTGGATGTGGACGTGGACCTGGGTTTtgccctcttcttctttttcctacTCTGCTTCTTCTTGTTGGTGACCATCATCCGCTGCGCCCAGATGGTGCTGGACCCTTACAGTGCTATCTCTGTCACCACATACCAGGAGGAGCAAACAGAGGACTGA